In one window of Pseudochaenichthys georgianus unplaced genomic scaffold, fPseGeo1.2 scaffold_989_arrow_ctg1, whole genome shotgun sequence DNA:
- the LOC117444902 gene encoding LOW QUALITY PROTEIN: brefeldin A-inhibited guanine nucleotide-exchange protein 1-like (The sequence of the model RefSeq protein was modified relative to this genomic sequence to represent the inferred CDS: deleted 3 bases in 2 codons), translated as MKPLSDGPPDPKSHELRSKVLSLQLLLSILQNAGPIFKTNEMFINAIKQYLCVALSKNGVSSVPEVFELSLSIFLTLLSHFKTHLKMQIEVFFKEIFLYILETSTSSYDHKWMVIQTLTRICADAQSVVDIYVNYDCDLNAANIFERLVNDLSKIAQGRGGHELGTTPIQELTLRKKGLECLVSILKCMVEWSKDQYVNPNSQTSLGQEKPVEQDQSEPKAPETINRYGSINSLDSTASSGIGSYSTQMSGTDNPEQFEVLKQQKEIIEQGIDLFNKKPKRGIQYLQEQGMLGTTPEDLAQFCTRRERLDSTQVGEFLGDNERFNKEVMYAYVDQMDFQGKDFVSALRTFLEGFRLPGEAQKIDRLMEKFAARYLECNQGQTLFASADTAYVLAYSIIMLTTDLHSPQVKNKMTKEQYIKMNRGINDSKDLPEEYLSAIYDEIAGKKIAMKETKELTLKSNKQSVASEKQRRLLYNVEMEQMAKTAKALMEAVSHVQAPFTSATHLEHVRPMFKLAWTPFLAAFSVGLQDCDDTEVASLCLEGIRFAIRIACIFCIQLERDAYVQALARFTLLTASSGISEMKQKNIDTIKTLITVAHTDGNYLGNSWHEIMRCISQLELAQLIGTGVKARYISGTVRSKDGFITSTKEQSNDEYLGLVGGTVDRKQIASIQESIGETSSQSVVVAVDRIFTGSTRLDGNAIVDFVRWLCVVSMDELASPTHPRMFSLQKIVEISYYNMGRIRLQWSRIWEVIGDHFNKVGCNSNEDVAIFAVDSLRQLSMKFLEKGELANFRFQKDFLRPFEHIMKKNRYTEPPPLPHLLFLTSSSSSSSSSSFSPPLPPLSHLLFLLLFISSSSSSSSSSSSSSSPPLPLLFLLLFFLSSSSSSSPPPLPLLLFPSSSSSP; from the exons GTGTTCTTCAAAGAGATCTTCCTCTACATCCTGGAGACGTCGACCAGCTCCTACGACCACAAGTGGATGGTGATCCAGACCCTCACCAGAatatgtgcag ACGCTCAGAGTGTGGTGGACATCTACGTGAACTACGACTGTGATCTGAACGCTGCAAATATCTTCGAGCGTTTAGTGAACGATTTGTCCAAAATCGCTCAGGGTCGCGGAGGACATGAACTCGGAACAACTCCCATTCAA GAGCTGACTCTGAGGAAGAAAGGTCTGGAGTGTCTGGTCTCCATCCTGAAGTGCATGGTGGAGTGGAGCAAGGACCAGTACGTCAACCCCAACTCTCAGACCAGCCTCG GCCAGGAGAAGCCGGTGGAGCAGGACCAGTCGGAGCCCAAAGCCCCGGAGACCATCAATCGGTACGGCAGCATCAACTCTCTGGACTCCACGGCCTCCTCGGGGATCGGCAGCTACAGCACGCAGATGTCCGGCACGGACAACCCCGAGCAGTTCGAGGTCCTGAAGCAGCAGAAAGAGATCATCGAGCAAGGCATCGACCT GTTCAACAAGAAACCAAAGAGAGGCATCCAGTACCTGCAGGAGCAAGGCATGCTGGGAACTACGCCTGAAGACCTGGCCCAGTTT TGCACCAGGAGGGAGCGGCTGGACTCG ACGCAGGTGGGGGAGTTTCTGGGAGACAACGAGCGCTTCAACAAGGAGGTGATGTACGCCTACGTGGACCAGATGGACTTCCAGGGGAAAGACTTTGTCTCGGCGCTCCGGACGTTCCTCGAGGGTTTCCGTCTGCCGGGAGAAGCTCAGAAGATCGACCGGCTCATGGAGAAGTTCGCCGCTCGATATCTGGAGTGCAACCAGGG ACAAACCCTCTTTGCCAGCGCGGACACGGCGTACGTTCTCGCCTACTCCATCATCATGCTGACCACAGACCTGCACAGCCCTCAG GTGAAGAACAAGATGACCAAGGAGCAGTACATCAAGATGAACCGCGGCATCAACGACAGCAAAGACCTGCCGGAGGAATATCTGTCGGCCATTTACGACGAGATCGCCGGGAAAAAGATCGCCATGAAGGAAACGAAGGAACTCACCCTGAAGTCCAACAAGCAGA gtgttgcCAGCGAGAAGCAGAGGCGTCTCCTCTACAACGTGGAGATGGAGCAGATGGCAAAGACGGCCAAAGCGCTGATGGAGGCAGTGAGCCACGTCCAGGCTCCGTTCACTAGCGCCACTCACCTGGAGCACGTGAGACCCATGttcaag ctGGCGTGGACCCCCTTCCTGGCTGCGTTCAGCGTGGGTCTTCAGGATTGTGACGATACTGAAGTGGCTTCTTTGTGTTTGGAGGGAATCCGATTCGCTATCCGGATCGCCTGCATCTTCTGCATCCAG CTGGAGCGCGACGCGTACGTTCAGGCGCTGGCGAGGTTCACGTTGTTGACGGCCAGTTCTGGGATTTCTGAGATGAAGCAGAAGAACATCGACACCATAAAGACTCTCATCACCGTGGCTCACACCGACGGGAACTACCTGGGAAACTCCTGGCATGAG ATCATGAGGTGCATCAGTCAGCTGGAGCTGGCTCAGCTGATCGGCACGGGGGTGAAAGCCAGATATATCTCCGGCACGGTGAGGAGTAAAGACGGGTTCATCACCAGCACCAAGGAGCAGAGCAACGACGAGTACCTGGGCCTGG TCGGAGGCACGGTGGACAGGAAGCAGATCGCCAGCATCCAGGAGTCCATCGGAGAGACGAGCTCTCAGAGCGTGGTGGTGGCTGTGGACCG GATATTCACCGGCTCCACCCGACTGGACGGAAACGCCATAG tggaTTTTGTCCGTTGGCTGTGTGTCGTCTCCATGGACGAGCTGGCCTCTCCGACTCAC CCCCGCATGTTCAGCCTCCAGAAGATCGTGGAGATCTCCTATTATAACATGGGACGAATCCGCCTGCAGTGGAGCCGCATCTGGGAGGTGATCGGAGACCATTTCAACAAG GTGGGCTGTAACTCCAACGAGGACGTGGCGATCTTCGCGGTGGACTCCCTCCGGCAGCTCTCCATGAAGTTCCTGGAGAAAGGAGAGCTCGCTAACTTCAGGTTCCAGAAAGACTTCCTGAGGCCGTTTGAGCACATCATGAAGAAGAACAGGTACACAGaaccccctcctcttcctcacctcctcttcctcacctcctcttcctcctcctcctcttcctcctctttctcacctcctcttcctcctctttctcacctcctcttcctcctcctcttcatctcctcctcttcctcctcctcttcctcatcttcctcctcttcctctcctcctcttcctctcctcttcctcctcctcttcttcctctcctcttcctcctcctcttcccctcctcctcttcctctcctcctcttcccctcctcctcttcctctcct